A genomic window from Bacillota bacterium includes:
- a CDS encoding SDR family oxidoreductase → RVINMGAFYLAPSDPALLTRLAENAVAKTALAAATRVMADELAPHITVNCVAPGPVGADHPMRELTAHFPVPPPADPDELADLVAFLCSRQAGHLTGLAIPFDGGSTRRIP, encoded by the coding sequence GCGGGTTATCAACATGGGCGCCTTCTACCTGGCGCCGTCGGACCCGGCTTTGTTGACGCGCCTTGCCGAAAATGCCGTGGCCAAAACGGCCCTGGCGGCCGCGACCAGAGTGATGGCCGATGAGCTTGCACCCCACATCACGGTAAACTGCGTCGCCCCTGGCCCGGTGGGGGCCGATCACCCGATGCGGGAGCTGACAGCTCATTTCCCGGTTCCTCCCCCGGCCGATCCCGACGAGCTTGCTGATCTGGTTGCGTTTCTGTGTTCTCGCCAAGCTGGGCACCTTACAGGGCTCGCCATCCCATTCGATGGCGGGTCGACGAGGCGAATCCCGTGA